The Lactobacillus sp. ESL0680 genome has a segment encoding these proteins:
- a CDS encoding SAP domain-containing protein, protein MKQLTLNKFKQKYFYKTELQDLCRQYGLPTSGTKAELNSYLEAFLSGTPKEQIKPARKKQQLRQLTASEITLTTPIVDSSFAFNDASRQFFAQYFHVEHFSFKKEMAIIKRAAEARRDTNMTVADLITQYQELTSAKQHQQIINRTAEEQTYQWNNFVHDFCQDPVSQQFNNKLKVAAILWHHVKNSANPKRFTSDLVKTYAAEINQFKKN, encoded by the coding sequence ATGAAACAACTAACCCTGAATAAATTTAAGCAAAAATATTTTTATAAAACTGAACTTCAAGACTTATGCAGACAATATGGACTGCCAACTTCTGGAACCAAAGCTGAACTTAATTCCTATCTAGAAGCTTTTTTATCTGGGACACCCAAAGAGCAGATTAAGCCAGCTAGAAAAAAGCAACAGCTGCGGCAATTAACGGCGAGTGAAATTACTTTGACAACGCCAATTGTTGACTCAAGCTTTGCCTTTAATGATGCCAGTAGGCAATTTTTTGCCCAATACTTTCATGTTGAACATTTTTCCTTCAAAAAAGAAATGGCGATTATTAAGCGTGCAGCCGAGGCTCGCCGCGACACAAACATGACCGTTGCCGACTTAATTACCCAATATCAAGAATTAACTTCAGCTAAACAGCACCAGCAGATTATTAACCGCACTGCTGAAGAACAAACTTATCAATGGAATAACTTCGTCCATGACTTTTGCCAAGACCCAGTTAGCCAACAGTTCAACAATAAGCTAAAAGTTGCGGCTATCTTATGGCACCACGTCAAAAATTCAGCTAACCCCAAAAGATTTACGTCTGACTTAGTTAAGACTTATGCCGCAGAGATTAACCAATTCAAGAAAAACTAA
- a CDS encoding serine hydrolase domain-containing protein: MKTQEIDNYAEKVRQNFRLPSLGLGIYYKGETYSHVYGDAEQDTLYPLASISKTFLATAICKLADEGKIDLDEPLKKYWPGFNMVDPYVAEHLTWRDALSHQSGLPAHDWMRFTNWNKQDLTLAQKAEAVGHLEPNHELRVEMQYSNLIFAVATYVMEQVINKDYGSYIRENLLKPLHLENTFINHHECERSRIAKPYLLDHGNLREVPFIAPGKVGGASSMLASISDLLEWGKFQLKTAQSGKGVTMQRYEPQSIMPVDRSYGGAHFSNYGLGMMMEDYHGYKYLFHSGSYVGYCSFLGFVPELDLAFVSTMNLDSTDAIFALAYQMIDTFAGLEQHDWIKASSDFMAQRLATKQGKFSEAEGDNPQPVEAKQELLGDYRNPGYGIVTISEQDGKLMAAIGPWPFPIIANDKGEMFVEIKIYDTLLPLKFTENGLEIMTEPALGKPTIFKK; encoded by the coding sequence ATGAAAACCCAAGAAATCGATAATTATGCTGAAAAAGTTCGCCAAAACTTCCGCTTGCCGAGTTTGGGTCTGGGAATTTATTACAAAGGGGAAACTTACAGCCACGTCTATGGCGATGCTGAGCAAGATACGTTATATCCTCTTGCTTCAATTTCTAAGACCTTTTTGGCAACAGCGATTTGTAAGCTGGCTGATGAAGGCAAGATTGATTTAGATGAGCCACTTAAGAAGTATTGGCCTGGATTTAATATGGTTGATCCGTATGTGGCTGAGCATTTGACATGGCGAGATGCCTTGAGCCACCAAAGTGGTCTGCCAGCTCATGACTGGATGCGGTTTACTAATTGGAATAAGCAGGATCTGACATTAGCACAAAAGGCTGAAGCCGTTGGCCACTTAGAGCCTAACCATGAATTACGTGTTGAGATGCAGTACAGCAATTTGATTTTTGCGGTGGCAACCTATGTAATGGAGCAGGTAATTAACAAGGACTATGGCTCATATATTCGTGAGAACTTATTAAAGCCGCTGCATTTAGAGAATACGTTTATTAATCACCATGAATGTGAGCGCAGTCGGATTGCCAAACCTTATTTGCTAGATCACGGCAACTTGCGTGAGGTACCGTTTATTGCGCCGGGTAAGGTTGGCGGTGCCAGCAGTATGCTTGCAAGTATTTCTGATTTGCTCGAATGGGGCAAATTCCAGTTGAAGACTGCACAGTCTGGCAAAGGTGTTACCATGCAGCGTTATGAGCCGCAATCAATTATGCCGGTTGATCGTTCTTATGGTGGCGCACACTTCTCTAATTATGGCTTGGGCATGATGATGGAAGACTACCACGGTTACAAGTATCTGTTCCATAGTGGTTCATATGTTGGCTATTGTTCATTCTTAGGTTTTGTTCCAGAGCTTGATTTGGCCTTTGTTTCCACGATGAACTTGGATTCTACCGATGCAATTTTTGCTCTGGCATACCAAATGATTGATACCTTTGCCGGTCTTGAACAACATGACTGGATTAAGGCTTCTTCAGACTTTATGGCGCAAAGATTGGCAACTAAACAAGGTAAGTTTAGTGAAGCAGAAGGCGATAATCCGCAACCTGTTGAGGCTAAGCAGGAGCTATTAGGCGATTACCGTAATCCTGGTTACGGCATTGTCACGATTAGTGAGCAAGATGGCAAATTGATGGCAGCAATTGGCCCGTGGCCATTCCCAATTATTGCTAATGACAAGGGCGAGATGTTTGTCGAAATTAAAATTTATGACACTTTATTGCCGCTTAAGTTTACCGAGAATGGGTTGGAAATAATGACTGAACCAGCACTGGGTAAGCCAACAATCTTTAAAAAATAG
- a CDS encoding PTS sugar transporter subunit IIC, with translation MKTVKEIVLNTLNGLSTGIVVALIPGALVNQLVKALVPTWPGLSFILALTAFAAGLLPAISAVCVGMTGKLTPIQTSSLALAATAGAGNFIMKNGKIAVNGSGDVINTAITIMIGYALVLFLGKKLKAYTILLVPLLVLIIAGGIGSLTKIPVGQLTTLIGIGIEHLTNLQPILMGIIMGIIFALLIVSPISSVGIATAISLAGIASGSANLGITAASFSLAIFGWQANSVGTSIAHFLGSPKMQMANLMTKPKLLVPVLINAGIAGGLGAIFKIGGTPMSAGFGFSGLIGPLAAMASRPANAANIILITILFVIVPVGLGLLMNYIFNHQLHYFTSKDFELDFS, from the coding sequence ATGAAAACTGTTAAAGAAATTGTTTTAAATACTCTAAACGGCTTATCCACTGGAATTGTCGTCGCGTTAATTCCCGGCGCCTTGGTCAACCAGCTAGTTAAGGCACTGGTTCCCACTTGGCCGGGGCTGAGCTTTATTCTGGCGCTAACTGCATTTGCGGCGGGACTTTTGCCAGCAATCAGCGCCGTGTGTGTAGGCATGACGGGCAAATTAACCCCGATTCAAACATCTTCTCTAGCCCTAGCTGCAACTGCTGGTGCCGGTAATTTTATAATGAAAAACGGCAAAATCGCCGTCAATGGCAGCGGGGACGTCATTAACACTGCTATTACCATTATGATTGGTTACGCCTTAGTTTTATTTTTAGGTAAAAAACTCAAGGCTTACACAATTCTATTAGTTCCGCTGCTGGTGTTGATAATTGCCGGCGGTATTGGCAGCTTAACTAAAATTCCCGTTGGCCAATTAACCACCTTAATTGGTATTGGCATTGAACACTTAACTAACCTGCAGCCAATCCTAATGGGCATCATTATGGGGATTATCTTTGCCTTACTGATTGTCTCACCAATCTCTTCAGTAGGGATTGCTACAGCTATCAGCCTTGCTGGCATTGCTTCCGGGTCAGCTAACCTGGGCATTACAGCAGCCAGCTTCAGTCTCGCAATCTTTGGTTGGCAAGCTAATTCTGTTGGTACTTCAATTGCTCACTTCCTTGGCTCACCTAAAATGCAAATGGCGAACCTAATGACTAAGCCTAAGCTGCTGGTACCCGTACTAATTAATGCCGGAATTGCCGGTGGTCTTGGAGCAATTTTTAAAATCGGCGGTACACCAATGAGTGCTGGCTTCGGTTTTTCTGGTTTAATTGGGCCACTTGCAGCAATGGCTTCTCGTCCAGCAAATGCAGCTAATATCATCTTGATAACCATCCTTTTCGTAATCGTACCTGTTGGTTTGGGATTGTTAATGAATTACATCTTCAACCACCAATTACATTACTTCACTAGCAAAGACTTCGAATTAGATTTCAGTTAA
- a CDS encoding malonate decarboxylase holo-ACP synthase has protein sequence MGLIPPHTLIKIANLDALVPQELPLWAQKMLARAPYVVVRRGEQGAQIPVGIRGFSKSQRFAAFLPSGQWQKLISPQQALMYLPSLAKERAELAAFIKLRKIMPLLNGYHWGISGSLQFELVTGIPVVNAASDIDIILPDLPRMSRSEARNLIGRLQAVCPEVHTDIQVVNGQNGFSLEEFAQQRADTILLKTMTGPKLVTDPWQE, from the coding sequence ATGGGACTAATTCCGCCGCATACTTTAATTAAGATAGCCAATCTTGACGCACTAGTGCCGCAAGAATTACCGCTTTGGGCACAAAAAATGCTTGCTCGGGCACCTTATGTGGTTGTACGGCGTGGTGAGCAAGGTGCACAAATCCCAGTGGGAATTCGTGGTTTTAGTAAAAGTCAACGCTTTGCGGCCTTTTTACCATCAGGTCAGTGGCAAAAGTTAATTAGTCCGCAGCAAGCACTAATGTACTTACCCAGCTTGGCAAAAGAGCGGGCAGAGCTTGCGGCATTTATAAAATTGCGGAAAATTATGCCACTGCTCAATGGCTATCATTGGGGCATCAGCGGCAGTTTGCAATTTGAGCTGGTCACAGGAATACCGGTTGTTAATGCGGCTTCGGATATTGATATTATTTTGCCGGATTTGCCTAGAATGTCCCGTAGTGAAGCACGTAATCTAATTGGCCGACTGCAGGCAGTTTGTCCAGAAGTTCATACTGATATTCAGGTTGTTAACGGCCAAAATGGCTTTTCTCTAGAAGAATTTGCCCAGCAGCGAGCAGATACAATTTTATTAAAAACAATGACGGGTCCAAAATTAGTGACCGACCCGTGGCAAGAATAA
- the mdcD gene encoding biotin-independent malonate decarboxylase subunit beta gives MNNSFVELHARQRAEALLDQGTGRELVGPFDSMISPHLEPQNIVPESDDGVVIMRGTMNNQQVVIISIEGSFQGGGIGEVSGAKIVAALEHALTDNQTGKTIYPILILDTGGVRLQEANYGLLAISEIQNMVIALKKYIPVIGLVPGRVGSFGGMSITSALLSYLIGTDKARIGLNGPEVIEQEAGVREWDASDKNLIWDTLGTKQRQKTGIIDEVVADDVTSIKQAINEVICKKKDTHRDQRSDFYLSLLDQLDLQQPLTIATYNELYQEVAVKPHQLATAIAGIEAQTKSRGRNWFELLTGIKNASSQVATVLHAQKDNREYIAIVPDEQNRFPRVRRGEVGLEEGFTVASVVNDLIEQDKEKAEKTPIVLVVDVPSQAYGYKEELIGIHLALAASASAYARARQGGHKIVALIVGDAVSGGFLAHGLQSNRLVALDDLAITVQAMSKASSARITQRTIAEVEAATKHVPAMAYDIENYQKLGALYHLIPQVKGYDHDKQAVATVKAALDDAFASLEDAPIDLSFRYTNEIAVNGVAGGRKATNQVRKLLAEEWD, from the coding sequence ATGAACAATAGTTTTGTGGAATTACATGCCCGCCAAAGAGCAGAGGCATTGCTCGATCAAGGTACTGGACGTGAATTAGTTGGGCCATTTGACAGCATGATTTCACCACATTTAGAGCCGCAAAATATCGTGCCCGAATCGGATGACGGTGTCGTAATTATGCGAGGAACCATGAATAATCAACAAGTGGTGATTATTTCAATTGAAGGTTCATTTCAGGGTGGCGGCATTGGTGAGGTCTCTGGTGCAAAGATTGTGGCGGCATTAGAGCACGCACTAACTGACAATCAAACAGGTAAAACAATCTACCCCATTTTAATTTTGGATACGGGCGGTGTCCGGCTGCAGGAAGCGAATTATGGGCTACTGGCAATTTCTGAAATTCAAAACATGGTAATTGCCTTGAAGAAATATATCCCAGTAATTGGGCTAGTACCGGGACGTGTTGGTTCTTTTGGCGGGATGTCAATTACCAGTGCGTTATTGTCCTACCTAATCGGCACGGACAAGGCAAGAATCGGCTTAAATGGTCCTGAGGTGATTGAACAAGAAGCTGGCGTGCGTGAGTGGGATGCCTCTGATAAGAATCTGATTTGGGACACTTTGGGTACCAAGCAGCGGCAAAAAACCGGCATTATTGATGAGGTTGTTGCGGATGATGTTACTTCAATTAAGCAAGCAATTAATGAAGTAATCTGCAAGAAGAAGGATACTCACCGTGATCAACGTAGTGATTTTTATCTATCATTACTCGATCAATTGGACTTACAGCAGCCATTAACTATTGCCACTTACAATGAGCTATATCAAGAAGTTGCAGTTAAGCCGCACCAATTGGCAACCGCAATTGCCGGTATTGAAGCTCAAACTAAGTCCCGTGGTCGCAATTGGTTCGAGTTATTGACCGGCATAAAAAATGCTTCAAGTCAGGTGGCTACTGTCTTACACGCTCAGAAGGATAATCGTGAATACATTGCGATTGTGCCGGATGAGCAGAATCGTTTTCCGCGGGTTCGCCGCGGTGAAGTGGGTCTTGAAGAAGGATTCACGGTTGCTAGTGTGGTTAATGACTTGATTGAACAGGATAAGGAAAAAGCTGAGAAGACACCAATTGTGTTGGTGGTTGATGTGCCTAGTCAGGCCTATGGTTATAAAGAAGAATTAATCGGCATTCATCTGGCACTAGCAGCTAGTGCCAGTGCATACGCAAGAGCACGACAAGGTGGTCACAAAATAGTGGCATTGATTGTTGGGGATGCAGTTTCCGGCGGCTTTTTAGCACATGGTCTGCAGTCCAATCGTTTAGTAGCATTAGATGATCTGGCAATAACAGTTCAGGCCATGAGTAAGGCTTCCAGCGCGCGGATTACCCAGCGGACAATTGCCGAAGTTGAAGCAGCGACTAAACATGTGCCAGCCATGGCCTATGATATTGAAAATTATCAAAAGTTAGGTGCCTTGTACCACTTAATTCCGCAAGTTAAGGGTTATGACCATGATAAGCAAGCTGTTGCAACGGTTAAAGCAGCTTTAGATGATGCTTTTGCCAGTTTGGAAGATGCGCCAATCGACCTGTCTTTTCGTTATACTAACGAGATTGCCGTGAATGGCGTGGCTGGCGGTCGCAAAGCTACCAATCAAGTTAGAAAATTGCTGGCTGAAGAATGGGACTAA
- a CDS encoding malonate decarboxylase subunit delta yields the protein MEKLHFTFAASQPITHPVHVGVVASGDLEIIMRPTAEKQADLKIITGSDGFKKVWQNVLERFFARYPLLANFEINDYGATPGVVNLRLTQAMEALKDEQ from the coding sequence ATGGAAAAGTTACATTTTACTTTTGCCGCTAGTCAGCCAATCACGCACCCTGTTCATGTTGGTGTTGTTGCTTCTGGCGATTTGGAAATAATTATGCGTCCTACTGCAGAAAAACAAGCAGACCTTAAAATTATTACTGGCAGTGACGGCTTCAAAAAAGTCTGGCAAAACGTTTTGGAACGCTTTTTTGCACGTTATCCGCTACTAGCAAATTTTGAGATTAATGATTACGGCGCAACTCCCGGTGTTGTAAATTTACGTTTGACGCAGGCAATGGAGGCATTAAAAGATGAACAATAG
- the mdcA gene encoding malonate decarboxylase subunit alpha, which yields MSEKRNWATHRAAKLQKLTNASRLLNGKFAKTEDATAVLETLINFGDKVVLEGDNQKQASFLSKTLASVDPEKVNHLHMIMSSISRPEHLDIFEDGIASKIDFSYAGPQSTRVSQMIADGTLQVGDIHTYLELYARLYIDLIPNVVLVAADQVDRSGNLYTGYNTEETPVIVEAAAFHDGIVIVQANEIVDRVPRVDIPGDWVDVIIPADEPYQLEPLFTRDPQNITELQILMAMMAIRGIYEKHNVQSVNHGVGFNTAAIELLLPTYGEQLGLKGKIVPNWEVNPTPTLIPAIESGWIESIHSFGGEVGMEKYIAARPDVFFVGADGTMRSNRAYGQMAGQYALDMFVGSTLQIDQYGNSSTVTHGRLSGFGGAPNMGSNPTGRRHSTPAWQSLRPDDDPLGKGQKLVVQMVETFGANKKPVFVNQLDAVEVQKEAKLKNVPIMIYSEDTTHIVTEEGIAYLYKTDSMAERQAAIEAIAGVTPVGLRSNPAVVEDLRQRGIVAFPEDLGVKRNQATRSLLAAQNMEDLVQWSKGLYTPPAKFRSWS from the coding sequence ATGAGTGAAAAACGAAATTGGGCCACACACCGTGCGGCTAAACTTCAAAAATTGACTAATGCGAGCAGGTTATTGAATGGTAAGTTTGCCAAAACTGAAGATGCAACGGCAGTTTTGGAAACACTGATTAATTTTGGTGATAAGGTTGTTTTGGAAGGCGACAACCAAAAGCAGGCCAGTTTTTTATCAAAAACTTTGGCTAGTGTTGATCCCGAAAAAGTTAATCATTTGCACATGATTATGAGCAGTATTTCGCGACCTGAGCACTTGGATATTTTTGAAGATGGGATTGCCAGCAAAATTGACTTTTCCTATGCAGGTCCGCAGAGTACACGTGTGTCGCAGATGATTGCTGACGGCACTTTGCAGGTTGGCGACATTCATACATATTTAGAATTGTATGCAAGATTATACATTGACTTGATCCCCAATGTTGTCTTAGTTGCAGCCGACCAAGTGGATCGGTCGGGGAACCTGTATACTGGTTACAATACTGAAGAAACACCGGTAATTGTTGAAGCTGCCGCGTTTCATGATGGGATTGTGATTGTTCAGGCGAATGAAATTGTTGATCGAGTTCCCCGAGTTGATATTCCGGGAGATTGGGTTGACGTGATTATTCCGGCTGATGAGCCGTATCAATTGGAGCCACTGTTCACGCGTGATCCGCAAAACATTACCGAGCTGCAAATTTTGATGGCAATGATGGCAATTCGTGGGATCTATGAGAAGCATAACGTACAGTCAGTTAACCACGGCGTTGGCTTTAATACCGCAGCAATTGAGTTGCTGTTGCCAACTTATGGTGAGCAATTAGGCCTAAAAGGAAAAATTGTACCTAACTGGGAGGTCAACCCAACTCCGACACTGATTCCAGCAATTGAATCAGGTTGGATTGAGTCAATTCATTCATTTGGCGGCGAAGTGGGCATGGAAAAATACATCGCGGCTCGTCCTGATGTTTTCTTTGTTGGCGCTGATGGTACAATGCGTTCGAACCGGGCTTATGGTCAAATGGCGGGACAATATGCCCTTGATATGTTCGTTGGTTCAACCCTACAAATTGATCAATATGGTAATTCATCGACGGTAACTCATGGACGGTTATCTGGCTTTGGTGGTGCTCCTAATATGGGCTCGAACCCAACAGGCCGGCGTCATTCTACACCAGCTTGGCAAAGTTTGCGTCCTGATGATGATCCGTTAGGCAAGGGACAAAAGTTAGTAGTTCAAATGGTGGAGACCTTTGGTGCCAATAAGAAGCCGGTGTTTGTTAATCAATTAGATGCGGTTGAGGTTCAAAAGGAAGCTAAGCTGAAGAACGTACCAATAATGATTTATTCTGAAGATACAACCCATATTGTTACTGAGGAAGGCATTGCCTATCTTTACAAAACCGACAGTATGGCTGAACGTCAGGCTGCAATTGAGGCAATCGCGGGTGTCACGCCAGTTGGCTTGCGCTCAAATCCGGCAGTAGTTGAAGATTTACGTCAGCGCGGCATTGTTGCCTTTCCAGAGGACTTAGGCGTGAAAAGAAATCAGGCAACGCGTTCACTTCTAGCAGCGCAAAATATGGAAGACCTTGTTCAGTGGTCTAAGGGCTTGTATACGCCGCCAGCTAAGTTCCGCAGTTGGAGTTAA
- a CDS encoding acyltransferase domain-containing protein: protein MRALWLFPGQGNQFAGMLAGVTPELKEHVEQLLNLKLLDTIEGYQYSVQLQVSIALVQVDQINQLKAAGIRPDLVAGHSLGAFAAAYAAGAIKQDDLFRVVKHRAGLMQTAYPRGFGMGVVVGLTRDQLAPLVEEVNTRKEPVFLSNQNAANQTCVSGKLTAIDQVLQLAKQNGAAIAQRLQVPVPSHSPLMKKVVGQLQQEINQITISKPQCRYLTNYSGRSVRQAKFVGEDLINNLVYPVYFEEMMNVAGDYQPEAIINFAPGTPFKTILRQKFGDIKQINLNQTGIEDAIYLLNKWNKR from the coding sequence TTGCGCGCATTATGGCTATTTCCGGGACAAGGTAATCAATTTGCTGGGATGCTGGCTGGTGTTACGCCAGAATTAAAAGAACATGTTGAGCAATTATTAAATTTAAAGTTATTGGACACAATCGAGGGCTACCAGTATTCAGTTCAATTGCAGGTCAGTATTGCCTTGGTGCAAGTCGATCAGATTAATCAACTGAAGGCAGCTGGAATTAGGCCAGACTTAGTGGCAGGTCATAGTTTGGGAGCCTTTGCGGCGGCTTATGCGGCTGGCGCGATCAAGCAGGATGATTTGTTTCGTGTTGTTAAACACCGTGCTGGTTTAATGCAGACTGCTTATCCAAGGGGGTTTGGCATGGGTGTAGTAGTTGGCTTGACTAGAGACCAGCTGGCACCATTAGTCGAGGAAGTAAATACTCGCAAAGAGCCAGTTTTTCTATCAAATCAAAATGCCGCTAATCAGACTTGTGTATCAGGAAAATTGACAGCAATTGACCAAGTATTGCAGTTAGCTAAACAAAATGGCGCGGCGATCGCTCAACGCTTGCAGGTGCCGGTTCCATCACATTCACCGCTAATGAAGAAGGTGGTAGGACAATTGCAGCAGGAAATTAATCAGATTACGATTAGTAAGCCGCAGTGCCGCTATTTGACTAATTATTCGGGTCGCAGTGTTCGGCAGGCAAAGTTTGTTGGTGAAGATTTAATTAATAATTTGGTTTATCCGGTTTATTTTGAAGAAATGATGAATGTTGCCGGCGACTATCAACCAGAAGCAATTATCAACTTTGCCCCAGGAACGCCGTTTAAGACGATTTTGCGGCAAAAATTTGGCGATATAAAACAAATTAACCTTAATCAGACAGGCATTGAAGATGCAATTTACTTATTAAACAAATGGAACAAGAGGTAG
- a CDS encoding oligopeptide ABC transporter substrate-binding protein, producing MRKTKILSSLGIVTAAALALTACGKSNDTANESKSVSKLPESTPVKTAKQGGTLKLALETDTPFSGIFSNELSTSDIDSAVASPGAETLFDTDNHYKITDKGPATLKLNRKDNTVTITVKKGVKWSDGKQVTAKDLEYPYEIIANKDSKSERYNKNLENIKGLKEYHNGKARSISGIEMPDGDNGRTIVIHFYELKPGMYNSGNRYFWESAEPYHYLKNIPFSKLVSSDQIRKKPLFFGPFKAAKVTRGQSVTWTPNKYYWRGKPKLNKIILQVVAPNSATQAIKSHKFDVADIVPTQWMQVKDTKNVNFVAQIPLAYHYIGFKVGKWNAKENKNVMNKNSKMNNKALREAIGYAMNVDQVDKHYTHGIKFRVPTLIPAQYGDYSDKTNPGFNYDLKKANNILDKAGFKKKGKWRVQPNGKPLTITFAAMSGDTNQEPIVQNYLQQWHKIGLNVKLAGGRLTEFNSFYDKIQNDDPSIDMYMAGWGLPSEPSPQSYYSETSILNYMRYVTPENNKLLREIDSPKAFNHKYRVQKFHEWQKYMTDEAWAIPIDNAYTITAVNSDITGYSKEPAQSNNNHPLWYKVGYVK from the coding sequence ATGCGCAAAACCAAAATATTGAGTTCCCTGGGAATTGTAACTGCAGCCGCACTTGCTTTGACTGCTTGTGGTAAAAGCAACGACACTGCAAATGAAAGCAAATCCGTTAGCAAATTGCCGGAATCAACACCAGTGAAGACTGCCAAACAAGGCGGCACCTTGAAGTTGGCATTGGAAACTGACACCCCGTTTTCTGGTATCTTTTCTAACGAATTATCAACCAGTGACATCGATTCTGCTGTTGCTAGTCCTGGAGCTGAGACCCTCTTTGACACTGATAATCATTACAAAATCACCGACAAGGGTCCCGCTACTTTAAAACTTAACCGAAAAGATAATACAGTAACTATTACTGTCAAAAAAGGTGTCAAATGGTCTGATGGTAAGCAAGTAACAGCGAAGGATTTGGAATACCCTTATGAGATTATTGCCAACAAGGATTCTAAATCTGAGCGCTATAACAAAAATTTAGAAAACATTAAGGGCTTAAAGGAATATCATAATGGCAAAGCCCGCAGTATTTCCGGAATCGAAATGCCTGACGGCGATAACGGCCGGACAATTGTCATTCACTTTTACGAATTAAAACCTGGCATGTATAACAGTGGCAACCGCTACTTTTGGGAGTCTGCTGAACCATACCATTACTTAAAGAACATCCCGTTTAGCAAACTGGTATCTTCTGACCAAATTAGAAAAAAACCACTCTTTTTCGGTCCGTTTAAGGCTGCTAAAGTTACCCGTGGCCAATCAGTTACCTGGACGCCTAACAAGTATTACTGGCGCGGAAAACCGAAATTAAATAAAATCATCCTGCAGGTTGTGGCTCCTAATTCCGCCACACAAGCAATTAAAAGCCACAAGTTCGATGTAGCTGATATTGTGCCAACTCAATGGATGCAAGTTAAAGACACCAAAAACGTTAACTTTGTAGCGCAAATTCCCTTGGCTTATCACTACATCGGCTTCAAAGTCGGTAAATGGAATGCCAAAGAGAATAAGAATGTCATGAACAAAAATTCTAAGATGAACAATAAGGCATTACGTGAAGCTATTGGTTACGCAATGAACGTTGACCAAGTAGACAAGCACTACACTCATGGCATTAAGTTTCGGGTACCAACCTTAATTCCAGCCCAATATGGTGATTATTCAGACAAAACCAATCCTGGCTTTAATTATGATTTGAAAAAGGCCAATAATATTTTAGATAAGGCTGGTTTCAAAAAGAAGGGCAAGTGGCGTGTCCAGCCAAATGGTAAGCCATTGACAATTACTTTTGCCGCAATGAGTGGTGATACCAACCAAGAGCCAATTGTTCAAAATTACTTGCAGCAATGGCACAAGATTGGCTTAAACGTTAAGTTAGCTGGCGGTCGTCTAACTGAATTTAATTCATTCTATGACAAGATTCAAAACGATGACCCATCAATTGACATGTATATGGCTGGTTGGGGCCTGCCAAGTGAGCCATCACCACAATCGTATTATAGTGAAACTTCAATTTTGAATTACATGCGTTACGTAACACCTGAAAACAATAAACTATTACGCGAAATCGATTCCCCGAAGGCATTTAACCACAAATATCGGGTACAAAAGTTCCACGAATGGCAAAAATACATGACTGATGAGGCATGGGCTATTCCAATCGATAACGCTTATACAATCACTGCCGTTAACTCCGATATTACGGGCTATTCAAAAGAACCGGCACAATCAAATAATAACCACCCCTTATGGTACAAGGTAGGATATGTTAAATAA